CGATGGGACGCGGGTGCCGTTACGCGGGCGAAAATATCCTCAACTTGGACCTCGACATGCCGGCGCGGACGACGCTGGATTATCACGGGCCGGCGATCGCGCCGACGATCCAGGCCGTCCTCGAGGAGGCTCTGCGCGACGAGGGCGACATAGACGTCGACGCTTCCAGCACGAGACTGAGGACCAAGACGCGTTTGCAGTCGGCGCGGGTCAGACCAAAGAGCGTCACCAAGATGCAGCAGATCCCGGCGCCGGTTTACCCCAAAACGAGAGGCCTCGTACCGAAATAGAATCGTTTCAAACCCCCGCGATCGCGCGCGCTTCTTTTCTTCGCTTGTAAAAGGGGAATGTACATATTGTATGAACGGCGCCTTgtgctttatttaatttttcatgatgCGGTTACTTCGAGTACACACGGACGAGGAAATGTGTCTTTATAATTCTCTAGTCATTATGCAATTCGTAAACATATGATATGAGCTACGTCGATCATGTATAACTgttgtaataatacaatataaaatagatcTTCAACCGAAGTCTCTTTCCCGATTTCTGGCGATCGTAAGGGCTACTACTGAATAATAAGACGCCCAGCGATGTAGGatacattatttcattaactttattttcaacCAATACTCGTTATTACTAtgagaatataaaaacatttttagaagCTCGCTTTACTTTTAAATGGAAAGTATATACTTAATACTATTCTTCTGCTATATAAAGAATTACATCCGATTAtcgtaaatgataaataatatctagACATgaatgaaatctttttttttttcaagagcaACTTAAAACGCTGTTCACACGATTACCACAATTTCTTTTCCTCAGAAAAATTGCCGCAGTGTTTCGTACAACGGCAGTGAAAATCATTTATTCTATTCAGTATATTACAAAcaacgaaatatattttataatcaatgaATTAAACGTACACACGTACAACTCTTTTACTTTATTCTACTTACTTTCGTCTGGTCGAAGTCGTATGTAATAATGGCTCATTCACTTTTATGCCTCGTAGAACTTACTCCAAAATAAGGTACATTCGGTCAAGGTGCACACGTTTTAGGACTTTCACTGAACACACCCGCGCATACTCGCAGCAGATACATAAAAGCTCATACGAAAAAGACGAATGACGTTTTATAAACGAGGTGACGCTCGATGAACATGTGAAAAgttattacattatgtatttgaTTGACAAAGTTTAACACAGTTGGGGCGCTCTCGAGAATTTTTCATACACCGAAATCAGATTTCTGTTTCATTCACAAATGGTAGTACGAATAGTTTCATACCAATTGTTTTCGTCATTCAAATGTATGAAAGCAAGAGAGAATAtctttcattataaataaaaaatatatatatatatatacacacaggGTGTCcctaaaattttgacaaagcaCTCGTGTGCAGATAGAACGAACTAAATTGAAAAGTCCtgtaccattttgcaattttcgcaacaATTCAcgagttattaattactaaagatCGCCGAATAAGCGCATATCCGCCCAGCGATGGTTGCTAGACGCGTGGGAAGTTGTTTACTACAAGCCCGGCAAAGCCCGCTCTGATATACGATGGTCTCCCGTTTCTTTATTGCCACACGCTTGCATTTATACGGATACGCGCTTATTCGGCGATTTTGAGTAATTAATAACTCGTTAACTGttgtgaaaattgcaaaatggtacaGGTTTCGACTCAGTTTAGTCCGCTCTACCTGCACACGAGcgctttgtcaaaattttagggacaccctgtatagatattatatgcagatattctatatatatatatatatatatatacatggaaAAAGATCACGCGAATACATAATTCTCTCTAAGTACAGTTTGATAATTCACATTATAAACGCTCTCGCAAATGGAAACGAAAGTAATGTGCTAtcgttgataaattttgaaatatattatatccgTTTCGCTGAAAATGTGTAAAGCGCGAATAAAAACGACATTCAAAAATTGCACAGGCACTCGTATAGCTGCGCGTAAAAAAAAGCGTGAAACTTCATTAGGTTTACTCATGAAGTTATCGATTGACACGCCACGATGTGAATGTGAACTCGATCAAAATCGCAACATCTCAGCGGACGATCGTTCAATAAAATCGTTGCTGCTGCATGTAGCTGCCGTATTGCTGCGACTGAGGTTGCTGAACGTAGCCCGACGGATGCGTGGCTTGCGGCGCGGCGTAAGAGCCGTAGGATTGTTGAGGATATTGGTTCGGCGGTGGTCCACCGTATTGACTCTGATTGCCGTAACCCTGATAATTATAACCGTTGTCCATGTATCCTGAATTATTGGGGAACATCTGCGGTTGCTGATAATTCGAGAACTGCTGATTCGACACGTTGGGATAAGTCATCGGCTGCGCTTGCGGCCGCGGCTGATTACTCGAGTGAAAGCCCTGATTGTAAAAGTTGGACATTTCGGTTGACGGTATGGATTCGGCGGGACTCGCTATCGGCTCGGTTTTGTCTTGGCCAGCCAGACTCGTGTGCGACTTGGGCACGTATTTGTTCGGCAGGTCGCACATAATATTGGCGATCAGACGCTTCGTTTCGTTCAGTATCGCGTTCGGATCGCTCGTCTTCGTGGCTTCCTTCTGCTTCACCGGCGACCGCGATCTCGATCGCGACCGCGATCGAGACCACGATTTCGGCGATTTCGAGAAGGCGCGCGATCTCTTGGCCTTCTCGTTATCATTCACATTCTTGTTCGCCGCTTTGTAAATGTCCTCGTACGTgtagtcgtcgtcgtcgtcggatAAGTCGATGGTCTTTGACTTATCGTCGCCGCCCTTTTTCGTCTGCTGctcgtcgtcttcgtcgttcGCGAACATGTCCACCTTCGGTTTCCACTTATTGCCGTCGTCAACTGGATTCTGATTCATTTTACGAATGGAAAATGGGGAGATGCTCTTCTTGCTTCTGCTAATGGAGGCCTCGATCTCCGGACTCGACGATCTCGTGCTGCTGATAGCCGACACCGACGACGTCGAGACCGTCATGCCGAGATTAACGTAGTCCCTCAACTTTTCCACCTTCGTCGGATCGCTCGCCTCGAGCTTCTTCAGATAACCGATGAGACTGTGCTGCTCCTGCGTGTTCAGATCCTTAAAATTTTGCAGCTTTGACTTCAAATCGGCGTCCGATAAGCCTTCCATTTTCGGGACCTGCCGTTCCGCAGCATCGAGCACCATCAGCGTGCTCGTCGTTTTGACGGGTTCCGCCGCTTGAGAAGCGATATTGCCGCAGTTCGTCAGGCCTTTGACGAAGTCGGCGGTGGTGACGGGCTTGTCGGAGTGCTTGGACGCCTCGGCCATGCCGACAACGGCATTGATGAGAGTTTCCAGTTCCTCCTGCGAGACATTCGTTCTACCCTGCGCGATGAGAGCAGCGGCGATCTGCTGAGCGATGGCGACTTTGTCAACTGTACCGACGCCCGGCACGCTCACCGGCTCGGACTTCATGGCCGACGGTGTCATGGCCGACTCTATCGGTCTCGAGTAAGCAGCTCTACTGACGTAAGCGGGCGGCTTAGATAATTCCAGCAGTTCGCGctccttctttttcttgtcCTCTTCCAGTTTCTTCTTGCTTTCGGAAGTCTTGTGCAGCAGCTTGGCAATGTTCTGTATCGCCGTTTTAGTGGCCGTGATCGCCATTTTCTCCACCATGCCGGCAAACAGCTGGCCCTTGAGCTTCTCTTTAACCGTCTCGAAGAGAACGCTCACTTCCTCGTCGAACAGCAGTTCCTCGGCGGAATTCGGTTTCGCCTTCTCGGCCGCCAAAGCCTTCGACAGAAGGGACACGATCTTAGGGCCCAGCGAACCCAGCTGTCCCTCGAGTGCCGTTAGCAGTCGCAACAAACCGACCACTTCGAGATCCTCCGTCAGCACTTCCTCCGTCACGGGCGGCGTGGGCGATTTGTCCTTCACCGGATACGGCGTCGCGTAGTATATCGGTCTGGTGCGCGACGCCGTGCGCGACACCGGCGGATAATTATGGCTGTACACGCTTCCCCTGCCGCGCGTGTACGCGGAATACATGTACTCTCGATCCCTCACCTCGTGACGGTCGTAGTACTCGGGCTTGATCATCTTCGTACCGACGTATTCCACCTCGTCGTCGCTCTCTATACGATGTCTGCCGCGCTTCGCGGGAGAGCGTTCTCGCTCCCGCTCCCGTTCccgctctcgctctcgctcccGGTCTCGCTCCCGCTCCCGCTCCCGTTCTCGCTCCCGCCTCGGCTGAACCCACTTCTCAGGAGGCTTGTCCTCCGGCAATTCCAACCTTTTTCTAATCTCCTCCTTTCGTTGCTGCAGCTGCTCGTTGTGAATCTCGCGCATCCTCTTGTTCCAAAACTCAATCCACTCCGGCTTGAAGTCGTGCTTGCTCGGATCGTTACCTTCGGCCTGCAGTTCCTTGTACCGCTTGTTCCAGAACTTTTTCCACTCGTCTGGGTAAGACGGATGCTTCTCGGGATTCTTTTCGTGAAACTTCAATGCGCGATCTAGCGTCTCCTCGGCGCGCCTAATTTGCTCGCGATATTTGTCCCACTTGTCGCGTTCCCTGAGCGGCTGCAAAGAGTgcgatcgcgatcgcgatcgcgaCCGACCGCGAGCACGCTCGCGCGAATGCCGCGACTCGTTGCGATACTTCCCTGTGCTTCTCTCCGCGGAACCCTTTCTTCTATTTCGACTCGGCGAACGAGATCGCGAACGAGACGGCGACGGACTGCTAGATATGCTCGAAAGCGACGAGAGCGATTTAGTGTCGTCCGACGGACGTTTCGGTGACTTCTTCACGTTCTCCTCGGGCTTCGGTGTAGTTTTACGAAGACTCATTTTATCCTTGTTAATTATGCGCATTTTAAAGCCcctaaaataagaaagatttttttctatgaaaaatattaataaaagatagaaatattgttaaaatatttgctcgAAATCTGCAAGAATTATGCTCGTCATTTTCCTCTATCATCAATCGTGTCTCTGATTTTACTGTCTTATTTACTTACGTTTTTGTAACTTCTCCTTtagaatctaattttttaggcagcttttccattttcttgtcttcttttttgtatttgtcaTCAATCTTCTCATCAGATTGAAGTTCTTCATAGAAATCAGAgatgtaaaaaatgcaattgtaataattttgtcagCAAAgtgttttgtatattgtatagtGTATAAAATGCAGCTTGTACTCacctttctttttaatattaccaTTCATTTCTGccattttttcatcaaaatttgtCACCCATCGCACATCGTAAACTTCCATAAACGTGCACTCTGGCGTTTCCCTGTATACACGAAACAACCACATTGATTTCTATGATATGTGAAATtaataagtacaaaaattggcattaaaaaatcttaaaatattgtgtacaaagatagaaaaaaaattacaaaactgaAGCTCTGTTGagcgtaaattaaaaattgagaaaatcgaTTTTCAAACGGTAATAACATTATCAATCAACAGTTATTTCGATTTACCTAAAATGAACGTCCTGATATACTCTCTTGATATATTGCATCTTGTTCTTTTCGAACTGAGTTTTGTCTACCAATTGCGGTTTCATTCTTCCAAacttttcttcaattttcttcGCCACTAACACCAATATTTCATTGGCCCCGCGTTTGTAATTTGGGGTACGCGGTAAGTCCGTAATTGCTCGCGATATGGTTGGAAAGTGTCTATTGAGATATGTG
This genomic window from Linepithema humile isolate Giens D197 chromosome 5, Lhum_UNIL_v1.0, whole genome shotgun sequence contains:
- the LOC105675858 gene encoding uncharacterized protein CG7065-like, coding for MQNFDDLDIEGRNPSHLSEEDKEKEEYDRKRIMRCSVTAEDGALRPVYSETEDGDIWCHICNVALFGAHKLISHNLCNRHKIKLDEWPYPVMLWSKRPDLKTITPVQSTTISDTLAPGEPVPPGMEDQITRVTAIQMSLDRHQSSPLVGLEYLLELVDNDSCEPSYTCVLCDKRGDPRTVMAHITSYNHRITYLNRHFPTISRAITDLPRTPNYKRGANEILVLVAKKIEEKFGRMKPQLVDKTQFEKNKMQYIKRVYQDVHFRETPECTFMEVYDVRWVTNFDEKMAEMNGNIKKKELQSDEKIDDKYKKEDKKMEKLPKKLDSKGEVTKTGFKMRIINKDKMSLRKTTPKPEENVKKSPKRPSDDTKSLSSLSSISSSPSPSRSRSRSPSRNRRKGSAERSTGKYRNESRHSRERARGRSRSRSRSHSLQPLRERDKWDKYREQIRRAEETLDRALKFHEKNPEKHPSYPDEWKKFWNKRYKELQAEGNDPSKHDFKPEWIEFWNKRMREIHNEQLQQRKEEIRKRLELPEDKPPEKWVQPRRERERERERERDRERERERERERERERSPAKRGRHRIESDDEVEYVGTKMIKPEYYDRHEVRDREYMYSAYTRGRGSVYSHNYPPVSRTASRTRPIYYATPYPVKDKSPTPPVTEEVLTEDLEVVGLLRLLTALEGQLGSLGPKIVSLLSKALAAEKAKPNSAEELLFDEEVSVLFETVKEKLKGQLFAGMVEKMAITATKTAIQNIAKLLHKTSESKKKLEEDKKKKERELLELSKPPAYVSRAAYSRPIESAMTPSAMKSEPVSVPGVGTVDKVAIAQQIAAALIAQGRTNVSQEELETLINAVVGMAEASKHSDKPVTTADFVKGLTNCGNIASQAAEPVKTTSTLMVLDAAERQVPKMEGLSDADLKSKLQNFKDLNTQEQHSLIGYLKKLEASDPTKVEKLRDYVNLGMTVSTSSVSAISSTRSSSPEIEASISRSKKSISPFSIRKMNQNPVDDGNKWKPKVDMFANDEDDEQQTKKGGDDKSKTIDLSDDDDDYTYEDIYKAANKNVNDNEKAKRSRAFSKSPKSWSRSRSRSRSRSPVKQKEATKTSDPNAILNETKRLIANIMCDLPNKYVPKSHTSLAGQDKTEPIASPAESIPSTEMSNFYNQGFHSSNQPRPQAQPMTYPNVSNQQFSNYQQPQMFPNNSGYMDNGYNYQGYGNQSQYGGPPPNQYPQQSYGSYAAPQATHPSGYVQQPQSQQYGSYMQQQRFY